The following nucleotide sequence is from Patagioenas fasciata isolate bPatFas1 chromosome 9, bPatFas1.hap1, whole genome shotgun sequence.
TCAGGAAACTATAAGAtatgagtttccacagggcatccttgagctcctggttcctcatgctgtagatgagagggttcagtgctggaggcaccaccgagtacataacagacaccaccaggtccagggatggggaggagatggaggggggcttcaggtaggcaaacatgccagtgctgataaacagggagaccacggccaggtgagggagacacgtggaaaaggctttgtgccgtccctgctcagaggggatcctcagcacggccctgaagatctgcacataggacaccacgatgaacacaaaacacccaaatgccaaacagacaccaaccacaagaagcccagtttccctgaggtaggagtgtgagcaggagagcttgaggatctgggggatctcacagaagaactggcccagggcattgcccttgcacaggggcagtgaaaatgtattggccgtgtgcagcagagcattgagaaacccagtggcccaggcagctgctgccatgtggacacaagctctgctgcccaggagggt
It contains:
- the LOC136105111 gene encoding olfactory receptor 14J1-like, producing the protein MSYDCYVAICKPLHYGTLLGSRACVHMAAAAWATGFLNALLHTANTFSLPLCKGNALGQFFCEIPQILKLSCSHSYLRETGLLVVGVCLAFGCFVFIVVSYVQIFRAVLRIPSEQGRHKAFSTCLPHLAVVSLFISTGMFAYLKPPSISSPSLDLVVSVMYSVVPPALNPLIYSMRNQELKDALWKLISYSFLKQ